From Paenibacillus polymyxa, the proteins below share one genomic window:
- a CDS encoding nucleotidyltransferase domain-containing protein, whose translation MTDVKHGQGFIQPEMRETILRELRALEQEEQVRIVYACESGSRAWGFPSQDSDYDVRFIYVRPIEWYLSIFDKRDVIERPISNMLDINGWDLKKALHLFRKSNPPLLEWLQSPIPYLEQYSVADQIRAISPLTFSPKSCMYHYLNMARGNYRDYLQGEQVKIKKYFYVLRPLLACGWIERYNSMPPMEFVDLLEEFIPADTELYQVIELLLERKKAGEELDMEPQLSVVNDFIEQQIAYFEQKAPLLQHMEGGRDQQLDEMFRAAVNEVWKT comes from the coding sequence ATGACAGATGTGAAGCATGGGCAGGGTTTCATTCAACCGGAAATGCGCGAAACGATTTTGCGTGAGCTGCGCGCGTTGGAGCAGGAGGAGCAGGTGCGCATTGTATACGCCTGTGAATCAGGCAGTCGGGCATGGGGGTTTCCTTCACAGGACAGTGACTATGATGTTCGATTTATTTATGTAAGACCCATAGAATGGTATTTATCTATTTTTGATAAGCGGGATGTGATTGAGCGGCCAATCAGCAATATGCTGGATATAAACGGCTGGGATTTGAAAAAGGCGCTCCATTTATTTCGCAAATCCAATCCGCCTTTGCTGGAATGGCTGCAATCTCCGATTCCCTATCTGGAGCAGTATTCAGTGGCTGATCAGATTCGTGCGATCTCGCCGTTAACCTTCTCTCCGAAGTCATGTATGTACCATTATCTGAATATGGCGCGGGGAAATTATCGGGATTATTTGCAAGGTGAACAGGTGAAGATTAAAAAGTATTTTTACGTGCTGCGCCCGCTGCTGGCCTGTGGCTGGATTGAACGATACAACAGCATGCCTCCGATGGAATTCGTAGACTTGCTGGAGGAATTCATTCCGGCTGATACCGAACTTTATCAGGTGATCGAGCTTTTGCTGGAGCGTAAAAAAGCGGGTGAGGAGCTGGATATGGAGCCGCAGCTTTCGGTGGTGAATGACTTTATTGAACAGCAAATTGCTTATTTTGAACAGAAGGCGCCTTTGCTTCAGCATATGGAGGGCGGACGGGATCAGCAATTGGACGAGATGTTCCGCGCTGCGGTGAATGAAGTATGGAAAACATAA
- a CDS encoding 3' terminal RNA ribose 2'-O-methyltransferase Hen1, whose amino-acid sequence MHITLKATGNNAGMISHLLAKNPYNTYDRTEKGARVRMVYTTFTEEEAEIVIQASPDSIDLVKNSPDSYDITQYINDREFVTSSLFCTYIRGALGTALNGKPKEDYTAWVTHPFALELSFGPVASDLPDAVVEGLFAPLGYQVTIERGEADYSFQLKNRSTVRYVTLSGHQTVQYALRQLLLLIPVLDNYKHYYISEEEFDKLRRYGEGWLQEHPMRELIIRRTLHFTNLIEQFEQSDSAATQTEKHAVQEQNRNHEQDQQQDQSLEEGKQQPVMRLNELRYQAIMDVIRKLPRRQKIVDFGSGEGKLSARMARMKGIEEIWAVEPSAYAQVRAVERFAKLERHADAIRPTPMMGSLFYYDEQLRGKDVMILCEVIEHVDKHRLNRVMDTIVTEYQPGVLIVTTPNREYNEVYRMDQQELRHGDHRFEWSRSEFRERCEHWIEEAPYSLALEGIGEEVEGFGQPTQMAVFTRRKEPKNS is encoded by the coding sequence ATGCACATCACGCTAAAAGCAACCGGAAACAATGCTGGGATGATTTCGCATTTGCTCGCCAAGAACCCTTACAATACGTATGATCGCACGGAAAAGGGTGCACGTGTACGCATGGTGTACACCACTTTTACAGAGGAAGAGGCAGAAATCGTCATTCAGGCTTCACCAGATTCAATAGATTTGGTCAAAAACAGTCCGGATAGCTATGACATTACACAATATATTAATGACCGGGAGTTTGTAACCAGCAGCTTGTTCTGTACCTATATTCGCGGCGCGCTTGGCACAGCCCTGAACGGCAAACCCAAGGAAGACTATACAGCGTGGGTGACGCATCCTTTTGCGCTGGAGTTATCGTTTGGGCCTGTTGCGTCGGATTTGCCGGATGCTGTGGTGGAGGGACTATTTGCGCCGCTGGGCTATCAAGTGACCATCGAACGAGGTGAAGCGGATTATTCTTTTCAGCTGAAAAATCGAAGCACCGTCAGATATGTCACGCTAAGTGGCCATCAGACGGTGCAATATGCGCTGCGTCAGTTATTGCTGTTGATTCCAGTGTTGGATAATTATAAGCACTACTATATTAGCGAAGAAGAGTTTGACAAGCTGAGACGTTACGGTGAAGGCTGGCTGCAAGAGCATCCGATGCGCGAGCTCATCATTCGACGCACGCTTCATTTTACCAATCTGATTGAGCAATTTGAGCAATCTGATTCTGCTGCTACACAGACTGAAAAACATGCGGTCCAAGAACAAAACCGTAATCACGAACAGGATCAGCAGCAAGATCAGTCACTGGAGGAAGGAAAGCAACAGCCTGTAATGCGGCTAAATGAGCTGCGGTATCAAGCCATTATGGATGTGATTCGCAAGCTGCCCCGAAGACAGAAAATCGTAGATTTTGGATCAGGGGAAGGGAAGCTTTCGGCTCGGATGGCTCGAATGAAGGGCATTGAAGAGATTTGGGCGGTGGAGCCGTCTGCATATGCACAGGTGAGGGCTGTGGAGCGTTTTGCCAAGCTGGAAAGGCATGCCGATGCAATTCGCCCTACACCTATGATGGGCTCTCTCTTTTATTATGATGAACAACTGCGGGGAAAAGATGTGATGATCCTGTGTGAAGTCATTGAGCATGTGGATAAGCATCGTCTGAACCGGGTGATGGATACGATTGTGACAGAATATCAGCCGGGTGTGCTGATCGTGACGACTCCCAATCGAGAATATAATGAGGTGTATCGTATGGATCAGCAAGAGCTGCGGCATGGCGATCACCGTTTTGAATGGAGCAGAAGCGAGTTTCGTGAACGATGCGAGCATTGGATTGAGGAAGCTCCTTATTCATTAGCGCTGGAAGGGATCGGAGAAGAGGTCGAAGGCTTTGGACAACCGACCCAAATGGCTGTATTTACGCGCAGAAAGGAGCCGAAGAATTCATGA